From Calliphora vicina chromosome 3, idCalVici1.1, whole genome shotgun sequence:
catataatagtatatttctcatatatttggaaaacaaactgatcgttatgggtatcattgaatagtgcttcacaatacctttaatacgatatataatatggtacagtttattaatattgtgaaccaaaaattcctttttgattttatatgacagtacttcagaaaattttgatatacagaaaaagtgattttagcgaagccggtgttcgatacaccccagaactaaaagtcccttcacccggccgaaggccgtcaatacagaaaatgtgaatattaacagaaaaaaaattatgaaaataaaaactgttacgcggatcttgatttgttcctaAATCtgcagtttaaaaattataataaacaatttgttgaGACATGTACTTTAAAAACTTAACATCTAAGACAAGATACAGTGTACTCTATCTTTGTGGGCACCTCTCTAAAGCGGACACGTCCCATAAACggatactttattaaaaaaagcatAAGagtttttgttatgattttgacCTATTGGTTAAATTTTTACAAGAGTTTTTAATGcgtaatttcggttttttcaatttattcaataaactaaaccgtttttgagttacgtgaatatatgttgtgcaacctcctccattttcgaaataacggtatatctcgaaaatacgagctgacctaaaaaaaacggttagcaccactgaattcagcgtacccgaataaGTTTAATCCACTGgatgccccgcttgacagtttttacaactagcacagtgtaatcaataacaattatgttaatATTTGTTACAATCGTTAAAATTAAGTACTTGAATTggtaaaactcaaaataaattcgtttcgataatttgtattgaaaacgacagaaaatATACCAATTTGGAgtctaattaaaatatttaaagcagTCAGTGAATTAAATCCGATTTTGGTATTAATATTCTCTTATTTGTAATAACTTATTGTGAATGATATGGCATCCACTTCCTCATGACATTTACCGTTTGTTTATAAGATGTcagctgattgttttttttttcataatatttttgtgttgtttacAATAATTGCAGTTTAATAGTttctgtttataaaaaaaacaataattttaatattttaaaattataaataataataaaaacaaattactaACATATTAATGTAATAATCTAATTAATTATATTGAGAGGTAAGCTAATCAGTGATCGCCCTCTGAAATATtctcaaaaatatcaaaacttaTATAATACAAGTTATTTCTTCTAAGGATGctgttgaaaaacttttttataaatggaCTAAAGACCCCGTCACTAATATTACTGCAGAAATCGATTGCTTTGCCAAGATTGTTCCTACACGAACGTTGTCTAAGCACAGAATTAGCGGCCGCTTTAAGGCCATTCTATTTTGCCGTACATCCCGATCTCTTTGGTCAGTATCCCGAACAGCGTTCTGTCAATGAAGATTCATTAAAACAATTAAGTTCGCACATGCAAATGCTGTATGAACGTAAATACCATGCTTTACGTGAAAAGAAAACATTGCAATTTTATATACGCGAAGAGAATGTAGAAGAACGTAACaagtttaagttaataaaaattactttgGACAATCGTTCACAAGATCCTAAAAAGATCATACAGGAATTGTTGGAATTGTGTAATTTATCCACCGATTatataaaaagtgttaaaagtaCAATAGTTAAACCTGGTCAAGGAACCCCTTATGGAAGTGGTACAATGGGATTTAAACCGGCCCAAGATTATACGTATGGATCGGAATTTGCAGGATTTGAACAGGCATATTATAaggtaaatttaatatttatttaatatggaATATATTAATATGGAACACCAAAAATATGCAGGGGGTCCATTCTCCATTTCCATAAAGTTCGGAAATACTTATATCTTTTATCGATCTCTTCGTTTAGTACTTTCTTATTAGCAAATGTAGTGAAATAACGattttcttaaagttacaacttAAATCATAAGTATTTTGTTTTGGAATTGACTTTAAAGATATATGCTTTAACTTTCAAACAGaagatactttttaaaaatcagttgGAAGATGGCTGTGTTACagtatttaaactaattttaattttttcacgcTCTAGTATATCATGGCAGTAAAATATCGTGTTcttattttagtgaaaaaacaatcaaaagtaGCTTTctaaaacatgaaaataaataaaaataaactcaattaaaaaattaatcagttatgttaattttggtgaaacatatatttctaatttttcctattcttttcatataaatcagtaatgcgcagcccataccacaattgtggaaaataaaatcacacgtattcttatgctcttacattttagtagtcgttgtccactcaacgagacaactaggaatacgcatgagcactggtgtatgactttttctttattttttcagtttttgtatttgtgtgtttgtcggtgcactgaataaaataaagaattgaatgtgttggtgagagtaagtgtattggtgagaggatttatttttgcgaacctctgatATAAATGATTGTGTGCTCTTTTCCTTAAACttctttttttcactaaaacaaAGTGATCGAAAAATGTATTTCCGTACTCTATGAACTCAAATAAGAATTGCTACATGAGAACCCATGCCAAATTGttcaaatatatgtacattagggatataactattgacaatttttgcaaatatgctaattggcatagcatattcgtatagaatattaaaaaatataaaaaaccacggtattattttttcgcggttgttaaaaaagttcacgaaccaaacgcaataaaattttttcaattattttgaaaaactatatattttattttaataataactgcggacatacttcaaaagataatttttaaataagggaagtatccctcatacttgcaaaaaaaaaaaatgaaattatttatataatttttcagagaaaaaaaaatttggtttattttagaaattggatgtttttgattccaaatgacctaaaaaaatgattttcattacttatacaacattggccatcacgtggtggtatgccaaaaatatcgccaaaattagttatatgcctaatgtacatacgcTTGAAAACAATCTAATTCAAAAACATTCAAACATGTAATACAATTTTTCGACTTTTActtgtaaataataattaatatattcaaatatacgtatacaaatttcaaaacaatatttaactgaaatatacactttttatttacaaaGGCCAAAGAAGAAATCAAAAAACCTCTCGATACATGGATTACCGATAATGCAGTATTGGCTAAAACTCGTTCCAAAGAACTAGAATCACTTAAAGCGGATGTATTTAAACTACAAAAAGTTCTTATTGAGAATTTAGGCTTAAAAGATGCACGCTACGATTGCGGTTGGAATTTTGAACATTATCGTGGTTGCCTTAAGACTCTTGAGCGGCTCGCCACCATGCACGAAGAACACATGAAACATTTAAAAGGAcgcgttgttgtttttgcacCCTTTACAGGCATTAGTTTAGAGGGTCATGTCATGCTCTTCACCGGTGATGTTCTAAACAATTGGATTGAGTTCATTAGAAACATTCCTAAACACGATGCTTTCCTCAAGAAAATACCGATATACGAAAATACGCTTTCTCGGGTCTTAAGACAGATAAAAATTGGTCGGCGCAAGTTTATGCCCAAACAACAGGCTGTTGAATATGCTGGCCATCTAATGAAGGTGACAACGACACTGGGCGACTATTTGAGTGTaaagaaatttccaaaatctTGGCCAAATTCACTGCAGGAATACGAAATAGTTATTGAATCCGAAGCGGGGCCTCTGATGGTAAGTCCGACGGGACAACTGATAGCACCCGCTACATGTCCCGGTTTTATGTTAGTAGATTTTATAACTTCTAATTTAGACGAGGCCAAAAAGCGTAACAAAAAATACCAGGAGGAGAAACATATAGAACGAGACTTGACCAAAAAGTGTATTCAACAATTGTGTCTAAAATCATTGACAAAAGACGATTCTGTGACACCTGAGAAAATGATAGAATCATTAAAGGCTCTACTCAACTACAATTCCGAATTGTTTAAAGATTTGGAGTTGCATATAACAAATTATTACACCGTTTTAACAGATGGTATAGTTTGTATACCATGGGACTTTGATAAACGGTAGTATTTAATATAGTTGTAGTAGATATATTTTCaagtttagtttaatttagttaCGCGTTCCTGgtcctatatttttattatcttgTTTGCTTTATGTTTGTGTATTTTCTTTTTAGAATCATTAAGcaagttttaaaattacaaaaaaaataaagaaatatttatatacagtgACAGTGTATACTAGAAAGAAGTCTTTTGCTTTTAAATGAtattaattttcgtttttaaatcCTGTTAGTTTTGATATTATGGAACCTGAAAGTAGGAAGTATACATAAAATAAGCTGCGAGTCACTGTAGATAAGAAATTATAcacatttcaattaattttttttttttttttaattttcctaataaaaaattacatgaCAAAAAAGTTTAGACAGGGGTTCAAGTGTTTAGACAGGGACGAAGTGGTTCGATTTAGGTGAATCATGATTTTTTACATTAGCGTGTCTTTGGAGATCATGTTTATGAGGGTATTTAAACATACGGCTCATCATTCGAATGATTGTATAGAACCAATACAAGTTCGAGGAATCGACTATATTTTTTCATTGGTGTAAGACATGTTTTGTTATACATATTCATTGCggaagatatttttaaatattttcgaaaaaagtcaAATGCACAATAgatattaataacaaaacaaaattaaacataagtatatttatttctatattaaatcTAAAAACACTTCAatctcaaataatttaaaataaaagtgaaatattttaattcccgtaacataaactaaaattacattttaatttaatcgaATTTATTAGAATGAATTgtaatattgtttaaaagtcTTGAAAATTACATGCACTTTGAATTACATCAACatttttgctgggttattataaataacaccatagatatttgatttcaattattttttaaaactatgaaATAATTCTACAATGTGCTGTAACTAAATATTaagaattattgaaattttttttgacaatattCAAAAATCTAGTTattcgtgtttttttttgcttatgtATATCTGATAGTTTGATAAAACATTTTGATCCgtattctattaaaatatagtaaatatcATCGTTTTTAAGCATTATAGTTAAAAAGAATATTTCGTTTTACTTCATAAAATTGGCGAAACATTGTAAACTTTTAAGAAAACGATATTTCCTGtaattgaaaatatgttttgataatttctttttggaattttattcgCACAATAAGTTTTCTATATTGTAGTAAAAATTGCTGGTcaagattttcaaaaatgtaaaaccaaaaataataaacgatttttgtAGTATGGTCGACAACAAGTAataaaacttctgaaatatttaataataatacttgtgaatagatttaaattacgtttaataatacatatatttgattttaatttgttatgtttttatcatatttcattaaagacaaatttaaaactaagataaattgtgttaataaataattaatttattaacacaATTTCTTTTAACTATGTATGTAATTAAAATCAATTGCCCAACTAAACAACATCACTACAATCTTCCAATAACCATAAacattcattttgttttgtataaaaatcctTAGATGGTCTTGTATAcgaatatttttccatattacTCCAGTAGGCCGAATCACCACCACAAATATAAACGTTTTTGGTTGAATCTTGAATAGTGGCATAATTtccatgaaatttaataaaccaAGAACTCGCCTCTGTCTGACTATAcagatttttcgttattttcgAAATACTTGTGTTACTACtgctattattaatattattagcTAAGGGGGTATTCTTTGAAGTAGTATCTTGCAAATGTAAATAACGCCCCCAATATGGACTGCGCAAGGTATACAGATCATTGCCTAAACGATCAATCTCAAATGCGGCTTTCTTGCGATTTAtaggattaatattttttgctatGAAATTTGTGCACATCAAATACGTTTGTGGacattcatataaatagtaattaGTTGTGATATTCCGAAGACACAGCTTTTGGGCAGCAAATATATTGCCCATGGATAATGGTAATAGTTTGGATGATATTTGACGTTGTGTTAtcgaaatgtttacaaaatctGGTCGGGCTATTAACATTTCTAGGTTTTCGTAAATTCTATAAGGTGTAACTTCATTGCGATTCTTTAAATACTCCAAATAGGtgatatgattataaacagcCTCCTGGGTTTGAGCATCGAAATCTAATAGATCTTCCGTTATCAGCCATTCATGTTCTATGCCATCCAGTTGCAAAAATACTCGAGGTATTGTTGTTTGATACAAATTATCCAGTTGCTTTAACTCCGCCAATAGCATTCTTATTGTTGAATTGTGTATAAAGTAACTTTGTAATATTTGAGCACTGTATTGCACTATTGATGTTTGTATTTCATGGCGTAGTCTTATTAACTTGTCACTTGTAAAGTTTTTCATAATACTTTCTAAATCTTTGTATAGTTCGATATATATAAATGGATTCGATTTGTTGTGATCAGTGTTCAATTCCTGCCATATTATTTCATATACAATTTCATGCACCGTTAGATTATTTGCTGCTGTTgccatttcttgtaaaatatACTTCACATTCAAATTTGTGCTAaggattgttttaaataaatatgtcagCGATGTTTCAAATTCCTTTGCATCGATATTATTTTCAGTATTCAGTGGCTGAGAGTCCTCTAGgcgatttaaaataatattcactTCAATGTCACTCAGATTCAAGGACTTCAAAGAGCCATTAATAAGATTTACTATATTGGTAAAGTTGTTGGCAGGATCATTGAAATATCCTATATTCTGCAGGTATGCTGAAACATCCGTTGGTATAGATGTGGTGGCTGCACTTGCTGTTGAAACAACTAAACTTAGAAGTAGCGTTTTTAACCACCACATTTTCGtaaaatttcttattgaatGTTCGAACGTATTCACAATTCTTTGGGTTTTATATTCTAACTTTACACTATTTGCAATATTTACAGTTCTTTGTAAATACTGGATCTTGGGTTCTTATCATAGTTGGTGCATATCTGTTTGTATTTACCAAATTTAATATCCAATATCCAACACAAAGGAAATATAATATTGACTCACTATTAATTTGTATGCCGTtgaacaaataaatatgtgtaaGATATAGTAGCaattacatattattatttGCAAAATGTACACAGAGGAAAAAAACTGTTAGAAAAAGGGTCACATAGAGACAAggcgtaattgtcaaaaacctaactctggcaacaacaaaatacatgttactTTGGAACGTTTGAAGACCTCGCCCTTGCGTGTCGCTGAAGAAAGAGGTCCATACTGGGGTATCATAGTTGAATAGAGAACGACCGATTTCTTTGTATGTCTCTTGGAACATGATCCTCGTACCATCGAGAGCTTTTAGGCACTTCTTTCACTAGGAGTTGTTTTTCACCGTGGTGATATGTGTGCCTTCGATCGATATTTTTCAAATCTGTTAATGcgttttgtttacttaaatatatacatatgatttaaaatgattaataaatacattttagaaAGGAGTGGTAGctaaaattaacttattttattacataataACGTAATTATACTCAATTCTATATGACTAACATAAGGATGAAATAAAACGTTTACATACCACGGTGAAACAATGAAAACACGAAATGATTATGCAAACAGTGTATATTTATTCTAATGTTTTGTATTCAAATCctaatttttgtacatttttgtacAATCTGATATAGTGCCACCAATAAACAGAGGTACGGACATTGATACATCGTCTTCGAAATTTCTACTGACcctgaatatacatatatacttttgaGGGTAttcgatgaatatttcgatgtgttacaaatggaataACCAATCTTATTACctatcaccaaattatacttcaaaatacaaattttaatatttttaggtaaacaaaatttatttttttccagttctttttttcattttttggaaaaaaattttcgaattatttaaaaaatttttttaaatttaagaatcttttttttttggtaaaaaaaaattggtttaaaaaatccgattttggcccattgtaagtccaacttacttatatacgtcgttgcaaaggtctttgaaatatttatctatTTAATGATAGATGTTCTCTATTGTCTAATGatttagtaatacagatatcgagccattttgctgattttaaataggaaacttctcgaaagcatgtctgacagaattattgaagatttggatcccgaagatatctggggtcttcagaaaattgatttcaacagacagacggacatggcttaatcgactccgctatctataaggatccagaatatatatactttatagggtcggaaatgacaATCTCATAACCTCACGaagtgtataaataaaaaatgcacatTAACACAAAAACAAACTGCCAGCTCTGTCTGTTTGTATTGATGCTCTAAATCAtagcatactttaaggtgaaAATAAACGTAAATAATTTGTAACGCCCTAGAGTATGTGATAAAttgccaaataaattataatataacagGGCGACTCATataatggaattttgtaaaataaa
This genomic window contains:
- the LOC135953982 gene encoding T-cell activation inhibitor, mitochondrial isoform X1 — its product is MMLLKNFFINGLKTPSLILLQKSIALPRLFLHERCLSTELAAALRPFYFAVHPDLFGQYPEQRSVNEDSLKQLSSHMQMLYERKYHALREKKTLQFYIREENVEERNKFKLIKITLDNRSQDPKKIIQELLELCNLSTDYIKSVKSTIVKPGQGTPYGSGTMGFKPAQDYTYGSEFAGFEQAYYKAKEEIKKPLDTWITDNAVLAKTRSKELESLKADVFKLQKVLIENLGLKDARYDCGWNFEHYRGCLKTLERLATMHEEHMKHLKGRVVVFAPFTGISLEGHVMLFTGDVLNNWIEFIRNIPKHDAFLKKIPIYENTLSRVLRQIKIGRRKFMPKQQAVEYAGHLMKVTTTLGDYLSVKKFPKSWPNSLQEYEIVIESEAGPLMVSPTGQLIAPATCPGFMLVDFITSNLDEAKKRNKKYQEEKHIERDLTKKCIQQLCLKSLTKDDSVTPEKMIESLKALLNYNSELFKDLELHITNYYTVLTDGIVCIPWDFDKR
- the LOC135953982 gene encoding T-cell activation inhibitor, mitochondrial isoform X2 produces the protein MLLKNFFINGLKTPSLILLQKSIALPRLFLHERCLSTELAAALRPFYFAVHPDLFGQYPEQRSVNEDSLKQLSSHMQMLYERKYHALREKKTLQFYIREENVEERNKFKLIKITLDNRSQDPKKIIQELLELCNLSTDYIKSVKSTIVKPGQGTPYGSGTMGFKPAQDYTYGSEFAGFEQAYYKAKEEIKKPLDTWITDNAVLAKTRSKELESLKADVFKLQKVLIENLGLKDARYDCGWNFEHYRGCLKTLERLATMHEEHMKHLKGRVVVFAPFTGISLEGHVMLFTGDVLNNWIEFIRNIPKHDAFLKKIPIYENTLSRVLRQIKIGRRKFMPKQQAVEYAGHLMKVTTTLGDYLSVKKFPKSWPNSLQEYEIVIESEAGPLMVSPTGQLIAPATCPGFMLVDFITSNLDEAKKRNKKYQEEKHIERDLTKKCIQQLCLKSLTKDDSVTPEKMIESLKALLNYNSELFKDLELHITNYYTVLTDGIVCIPWDFDKR
- the LOC135954447 gene encoding uncharacterized protein LOC135954447; the protein is MWWLKTLLLSLVVSTASAATTSIPTDVSAYLQNIGYFNDPANNFTNIVNLINGSLKSLNLSDIEVNIILNRLEDSQPLNTENNIDAKEFETSLTYLFKTILSTNLNVKYILQEMATAANNLTVHEIVYEIIWQELNTDHNKSNPFIYIELYKDLESIMKNFTSDKLIRLRHEIQTSIVQYSAQILQSYFIHNSTIRMLLAELKQLDNLYQTTIPRVFLQLDGIEHEWLITEDLLDFDAQTQEAVYNHITYLEYLKNRNEVTPYRIYENLEMLIARPDFVNISITQRQISSKLLPLSMGNIFAAQKLCLRNITTNYYLYECPQTYLMCTNFIAKNINPINRKKAAFEIDRLGNDLYTLRSPYWGRYLHLQDTTSKNTPLANNINNSSSNTSISKITKNLYSQTEASSWFIKFHGNYATIQDSTKNVYICGGDSAYWSNMEKYSYTRPSKDFYTKQNECLWLLEDCSDVV